From Nerophis lumbriciformis linkage group LG13, RoL_Nlum_v2.1, whole genome shotgun sequence, one genomic window encodes:
- the upp2 gene encoding uridine phosphorylase 2 isoform X1, with protein sequence MAPILLNCMGNDHSDSIKQQVQVKNPYLDTMEEDILYHFSLSTKSHNLPEMFGDIKFVCVGGSANRMKAFAQFIHEELKLPGNLAEIRDICEGTDRYCMYKVGPVLSISHGMGVPSISIMLHELIKLLHHAHCRDVILFRLGTSGGVGLAPGTVVVTDKAVDYSFRPQFEQVVLGKVITRSTVLDEGVASELLQCSSELQNLPTVIGNTMCTHDFYEGQGRLDGALCSFSHEEKLEYLRKAYEAGVRNIEMESTVFAAMCRVCGLKAAVVCVTLLNRFEGDQITSPHDVLVDYQQRPQALVAHFIKKRLGHVV encoded by the exons ATGGCACCTATTCTACTGAACTGCATGGGGAATGACCACAGTGACTCCATCAA GCAACAAGTCCAGGTGAAGAACCCTTACTTGGACACCATGGAGGAGGACATCCTCTACCACTTCAGCCTGAGCACCAAGTCTCACAACCTGCCAGAGATGTTTGGCGACATAAAG TTTGTGTGTGTCGGTGGCAGCGCCAATCGCATGAAGGCCTTCGCCCAGTTCATCCACGAGGAGCTGAAGCTGCCCGGCAACCTGGCGGAAATCCGAGATATATGCGAGGGAACTGACCGCTACTGCATGTATAAAGTGGGACCGGTGCTTTCTATTAGT CATGGTATGGGCGTCCCGTCCATCTCTATTATGCTGCACGAGCTCATCAAGCTGCTGCACCATGCCCACTGCAGGGATGTCATCCTGTTTCGCCTGGGGACATCGGGTGGTGTTG GTCTGGCCCCGGGCACGGTGGTAGTGACCGACAAAGCAGTGGACTACTCTTTCAGGCCCCAGTTTGAGCAGGTGGTGCTGGGTAAAGTGATCACCCGCAGCACCGTGCTGGATGAAGGTGTGGCCAGCGAGCTTCTGCAGTGCTCCTCTGAGCTCCAGAACCTTCCCACCGTGATTGGAAACACCATGTGCACACACGACTTCTACGAAG GTCAAGGTCGACTTGACGGGGCTCTGTGCTCCTTCTCCCACGAGGAAAAGCTGGAGTATCTGAGGAAAGCCTACGAAGCAGGAGTGCGGAACATCGAAATGGAGTCCACCGTCTTTGCCGCCATGTGTCGCGTCTGCGGCCTCAAAG CGGCTGTCGTCTGCGTCACATTGTTGAACCGCTTCGAGGGAGACCAGATCACGTCCCCTCATGACGTCCTGGTGGACTACCAGCAGAGGCCCCAGGCTCTCGTGGCCCACTTTATTAAGAAACGCCTTGGCCATGTTGTCTAA
- the upp2 gene encoding uridine phosphorylase 2 isoform X2 — protein MHSTSDSIKQQVQVKNPYLDTMEEDILYHFSLSTKSHNLPEMFGDIKFVCVGGSANRMKAFAQFIHEELKLPGNLAEIRDICEGTDRYCMYKVGPVLSISHGMGVPSISIMLHELIKLLHHAHCRDVILFRLGTSGGVGLAPGTVVVTDKAVDYSFRPQFEQVVLGKVITRSTVLDEGVASELLQCSSELQNLPTVIGNTMCTHDFYEGQGRLDGALCSFSHEEKLEYLRKAYEAGVRNIEMESTVFAAMCRVCGLKAAVVCVTLLNRFEGDQITSPHDVLVDYQQRPQALVAHFIKKRLGHVV, from the exons ATGCATTCCACCAG TGACTCCATCAA GCAACAAGTCCAGGTGAAGAACCCTTACTTGGACACCATGGAGGAGGACATCCTCTACCACTTCAGCCTGAGCACCAAGTCTCACAACCTGCCAGAGATGTTTGGCGACATAAAG TTTGTGTGTGTCGGTGGCAGCGCCAATCGCATGAAGGCCTTCGCCCAGTTCATCCACGAGGAGCTGAAGCTGCCCGGCAACCTGGCGGAAATCCGAGATATATGCGAGGGAACTGACCGCTACTGCATGTATAAAGTGGGACCGGTGCTTTCTATTAGT CATGGTATGGGCGTCCCGTCCATCTCTATTATGCTGCACGAGCTCATCAAGCTGCTGCACCATGCCCACTGCAGGGATGTCATCCTGTTTCGCCTGGGGACATCGGGTGGTGTTG GTCTGGCCCCGGGCACGGTGGTAGTGACCGACAAAGCAGTGGACTACTCTTTCAGGCCCCAGTTTGAGCAGGTGGTGCTGGGTAAAGTGATCACCCGCAGCACCGTGCTGGATGAAGGTGTGGCCAGCGAGCTTCTGCAGTGCTCCTCTGAGCTCCAGAACCTTCCCACCGTGATTGGAAACACCATGTGCACACACGACTTCTACGAAG GTCAAGGTCGACTTGACGGGGCTCTGTGCTCCTTCTCCCACGAGGAAAAGCTGGAGTATCTGAGGAAAGCCTACGAAGCAGGAGTGCGGAACATCGAAATGGAGTCCACCGTCTTTGCCGCCATGTGTCGCGTCTGCGGCCTCAAAG CGGCTGTCGTCTGCGTCACATTGTTGAACCGCTTCGAGGGAGACCAGATCACGTCCCCTCATGACGTCCTGGTGGACTACCAGCAGAGGCCCCAGGCTCTCGTGGCCCACTTTATTAAGAAACGCCTTGGCCATGTTGTCTAA